TATTTATCATTATAATTAATGATAGATTAAGAGGATTTTTAAATTTAACATTTTAAATCGAGTTTTTTGGTCCCTAACGGTGGTAATATGGATTTACAACTTGCTTCCTTTATAACTGCAGGTATTTTAATTGTTATTGGGTTATACGGGACTTTCTTTGTTGATAATGTTCTTAAAAAAATTATCGCACTTTCTGCGCTTGGAAACGGTGTAAATTTGACACTGATTGCCATAGGATACACTGGCGGAATAGTTCCTATAAAGGCACCAGAAATGGAATTTGCACTGTTTTCAACTCTTGCAAGCTATCCACTTCCTCAAGCGCTTGTTCTTACGAATATCGTTATTGAAGCTTCAATGCTCGCAATAATGCTCGGACTTTCAATAGTGTTCTACAAAAAATACAAAACACTAAAATCTTCAGAAATCTTGAAAGAAGACTAACGATTTAACTTTAAACGGTGAGCTCAATGAACTTACTTCCCCTGATTGTAGTTTTTCCTATGTTCGTGGCCATCATATTCAATTATCTTAACGGGAAAGATAAATTAATCAGGCCGATGACACTTTTAATGGCTATTCTATTATTGGCACTTCCATTTATCGGATCTTATGGAATTTATAACTTCGGAGCCCACGGCTTAGAAAACGGGCTTATTTCAGGAATATCTTACCTTTATACTCCAGTAAAACAGCTTATTATCACCGTTATAATGTTAATCGGCTCTTTAGTGTTGATAACAGGACTCGGAGAAAAAAAGTCAAGCGGTCTTTTTGTAGCGTTAATGTTAATGGGTTTGGCGAGTGTTTCAGCGGTAGTTTTAGCAGATGATTTATTTAACATCTATGTATTCTATGAAATAGCTGCAATTGCACAAACCGGACTTGTTATTGCATCAGGTACCGAAAAAGCTTACCGAGCTGCTTTTAGATATTTAATACTTGGTAATTTTGCAGGTTCTATTCTTTTGCTCGGAGTTTCAATGCTTTTAGCAGCAACTGGAACTTTGAATATTTCGGATATGCACAATTTCCTTTTAAACAATCCATCAACTCCAACGATCTATGGTGGACTTTTAATGCTTATTATCGGGCTTTGCTATGGTAGCGGTCTTCCACCGTTCCATACTGTAAAAGCAGATATTTACGCAAGAGCAAAACCGTTTGTTGCTGCAATGCTTCAGACGTATTCAAAATTCGTACTTGTTGCATTATTGCTTGTAATTTTCAAGTTATTTGGTGGACTTTCTTACTTTGCAAGTGCTCACGGAGTTTTAATTGCACTTTCCGTTTTAGGAATGGTTTTTGGAGTTGTAATGGCACTATTGCAAAATGATTACAAAAAACTCCTTGCATATCACGCGATAAGTCAGGGCGGTTATGTTGCAGCAGGAATTGCAATTGGAACTCCTTTAGGAATTGTTGCAGGAATATTCCACGCAATAAACCACGTTATTTATAAAAGTGCTCTGTTTTTGGGTGCCCAAATAGTTGAAAGAAGAAATGCAGGAAATTTAAACAAACTTGGCGGCCTTCTTCCAGTAATCCCTGCAACTGCATTCATGGTTTTATGTGCAAAACTTGCAATCAGTGGTGTACCTCCATTCAACGGATTCCAAAGTAAATTATTGTTAGCAGAAGCTGCAATGAATGTTAATATGCCTGAACTTGCAATCATTATGATTCTTGTGAGTATCGGAACGTTTGTATCCATGATGAAGGCATTTTACTTAATTTACTTGAAGCCTTGCAGTCAGGAACAGATTGAAGAATACAAAAAAGCAAAACCTTCAAAATACGCGGTATTTTCACTCGCGGTTTTAACATTCTTGTGCATACTTTTAGGTATATTCCCAAGCCTTGCAACAGACATAATCTATCCATTTGCAAACGAAATTGGAAGGGTATGGACTTTATAGTCTGATTCGGTGATAAAATGACTTACGGCGATTTCAAAAAAGAAATGGATGAACAAAACCACGGAGACGGAATTTCTGTTGGTGCAGTTTTAACGGCTGAATTTACGCTCTACGGATTTTTAATCCTGTCTTTATTTTTAATTTTTAGGGTATACGGAAATATCTTGTTTGTACTGATTGGACTATCAGTAATCGGTTTAGCGTACTCCTGGATGCCATTAATATTCAAATTTCAAAAAGAAAATTCAAACGATGTAAATAACCAGCTTTTCTGGCTTTCGATGTTTTCGGGACTTCTGACAATGGTTATTTACTTTGCCAGATAAGGTGGTAAAATGACTCAAAAAAGAGAAATCGCAGTTTTTCTTTCATTTGTGTTCTTTGGATCGGCAATACTCTATTCATTATTTAATATAAATGTCGTAGAAGGTGTAAATTACATTTACACTCAAAATTATATCGTTCCAAACCTGATAACGGCAGTTCTGTTCGACTGGAGAGGTTTTGATACTTTAGGGGAATGTATGATTCTTGTAACCTCCGTTTTAGTTACTGGAATGGTTTTTGGAAGAGGATTATTCGAAACAGAATTTTTAAAAGAAGTTTATTCAAATTCTAAAGAAGAATCAGACGCCGAAATTGGATTTACTTCAATAATTAAGGTTTTAGCAATGCCTTTAAGTATTTTACTAATGGCTTTGGGAATTACTATAATTTTGGGCGGACATATAACTCCAGGTGGAGGATTCCAGGGCGGTTCATTAATTGCAGCAGCATATATTTTAAGTATCGTTGCATTTGGATCAAAAACTCCAATTAAATTCAAACACCACTTTTTAGAGTCTTTAGAATCATTTGGAGCAATATTATTCATGTCATTAGGTGTTCTTGGAATAATTGTTTCAGGATTTTATCTCTTTAATTTTGGAGATTTATTTGGATATCCTGTATTTTTATCCCCTTCAGGACTTGAAAATACTGGAATTATTCCTTATTTAAATATTGCAGTAGGTTTAAAGGTTTTAGCAGGTCTTTCAACAATTACATTCCTATTAACTGGTGAAAAGGTAGTTAAAGACTACATCGTCAGGGAATAGTCGGTGATACAATGTACAATTTTGCACTCAATCAAATCATGACTTTAAATTTGAACTTTGTGGCCATTATCGGCGTTTTAGTGGGTCTCTTATTGGGATTGAAAATAGAAAATAGAAATAACGTAATTTTATGGTTAATTGGAGCATTATGTATCTCGTATTTAATGAATCCAACGCCGTATTATGAAGCAATACCCTTTTCACACATATTTTTCTCAGGAATTGTTGGAATTTTAATAGGTAGTGGAATTAAAGGTATTTCCGGGCGATAATATGATTGTAACAGACATCAAAAAATGCAGGACTTACGAAGAATGTGAAAACTGTAAAAATAAAGAAATTTCAAAATGCATGGAAGTTTGCCCAACAAATGCAATAAAAATGATTGACGGTAAGGCGTTTTCATGTATTACTTGCGGAACATGTGCAAAAGAATGTCCAACCGGCGCAATCAAGAAAAACGAATACGGTGGATACTATGTTAACAGAAAACTCTGTACTGGATGCGGAATCTGTAAAAACGTATGTCCTATCGATATAATTGACATAAGGGAAGATTCAACTGGAAAAGCTTACCCTACAGGAATGTGTGTTATGTGCGGACTTTGTACTACAGAATGCCCCTATGATGCAAGACTTTACTTTGATCCAAGCAGCCTCAAAGATACCAAAAATAAAATGTTGATGGAAAGGTACTCCACAATTTTTAAAATGATGGGAAAAACATACGAATTCCCTGAGCCAAAACACGTAAAAATTGTAAAACCTGCTGAAAGGAAAGTAAGAACCTCAATTTCAATAGATTCTGAAAAATGCATAGAATGCGGGAAGTGCATTTATTTATGTCCTAAAGACACGATTATTGAATCAGAAACAGTTGATGGATGTACAAGATGTAATATCTGTAAGGAAGTCTGCCCTGTTGATGCAATAGACTACGGAGAAGTTACTGAAAACTGTATACTCTGTGGAAACTGCATTTCAAAATGTCCTAAAGATGTTCTTGAGATTTCTGAATTTAAAGTTGTAAAAACAAAAGAAGACGTAAAAGCAAAACCTGAAAAACACTGTATAAACTGCGGTCTTTGTGTTGATCTGTGTCCTTCAAATGCTTTGAGATTTGAGAACGGAAAAATACTCTACGACCCAAAAACCTGCACATTGTGTAACACCTGCGTTAAAGAGTGCCCACAAGGAGTCAGAATTAATAAAGGAGAATTTGTTAATGGTGGATGCGTACTCTGTGAAGTATGTATTAAAGAGTGCCCAGAAGACGCAATTTCCATTAAAGAAAGGTCAAAATTTACTTCAATCGACAAGGAAGAATGCATTGCATGTGGAACCTGTTCAATGGTCTGTCCAAACGATGCAATCACTGTAAAGATTGATAGTTTAAATTTCAGTGGAAATAAAGTGCATTCCGAAGTTATATTCAATGACAACTGTGTAATGTGCGAAAAATGTGCAATAAACTGCCCAAGAGACGTTATTGAAAATACATCTGGACACAAAAAGGTAGTTGATAGGGAAAACTCTTACATAAGAACAGACAGTGACTACTGCGTAAAATGCGGTCTTTGTACCATTATCTGTCCAAACGATGCAATAGATAAGGGCGAAATAAATACTGAAAAATGCGAATACTGTTCAGCATGTGTTAATATCTGTCCTACAAGGGCCATAAGAATCTACAGAACTTGGAATGAAAAGACCAAATAATTTAAGCAAAGGGATAATCATGACGTTAAAAGGACTTACAAAAGTGTTTATTTCTGGTTTTTACGAGAATCTGGAAAGAATAATTCTCGGAAGCGATAGATACACATCAAAAGAGATGACGGCAGAGATTTTAAACGGTATTGAACTTCCTAGTTCAGTATTTTCTGAACTCTGTATCGGTTGTGGAGGATGTAAAAATGCATGTCCTACAAAGGCTATCGAAATGATGCCTGTAGAACCTGTAAAAATTACTGAAACCTATTCCAAAGAAGCAGTTCCAAAAATAGACTATGATAAATGTGTATACTGTTTATACTGTCATGATTTCTGTCCCGTATTTGCCCTATTTAATGAAATATCTCCAATTCACCCAAGACATGTTGGGGAAGACTTAGTTCAAGTAGATCTTTCAAAATTACTGGAAAAACCGATCGAAATTCCTGAAGAACAGCTATCAAAGATTGCTAAAATACTTTCGATTAACATTTCAGGAATCGTTAAGCGGGAAAAGAAAGCGAACTCAAAAGTGTAAGGTGTAGTCATGTTAAAAGAGCTTTCAAGAAAGAAAAATATTCATATCATGCTTGTTTATACTGGCGGATGTAATGGTTGCGATATTGAAGTTGTAAACTGTGTTTTGTCTCCATTTTATGATGCGGAACAGTACAACGTATTTTTAACGTGGAATCCAAGAGAAGCGGATGTTTTAGTGGTAACTGGCTGCGTTACAAAGGCAGTTTCTGCGTCACTTAAAAAAATATACGATGAAATTCCTGAACCAAAAGCAGTGATCGCAGCAGGGGCCTGCGCATTGATGGGTGGAGTTTACAACAATATTGGTGGAGATTTGGGAACTTCTACATTTATAGATGGTCCTGTTGAAAATATAATTCCAGTTGATATGAAGGTTCCAGGATGCCCGCCAAGACCTGAAGACATTATCTCGGGAATTGTAAAAGCCCTGCCAAAAATCCTGAATGGATGAGGAGATAATCATGTTTGAAAATATTTTAACAATAGAAACGTTTGAAATTATCCTTTCAATGATAGGAATTCCTTTGATAGCTTTTGCAATTTCTACCTGGGTTCCAGGAATTCAGAGAAAAATTCAGGCAAGAATTCAGCAAAGAAAAGGTCCATCACTATCTTCTCCTGGTTTTTGGGCGATATTTAAATATTTATACAAAGAAGCAAAAGAGCCAGTTTCAGATCTTCCAAAACTCTACAAATTCATGCCTTTAGTTAGTTTTATTGTTATATGGATGGTATTAGCATTAACAACAATAGTAAATTTCCACATTCTTTCAAACGAGATTGGTATCATTGGGCTTTTAAAAATTGAGGAAATGGGCTACATTATAATGGGATCACTCGCTTCAACAGTAATGGGTATTAGAATGCCATTTATTGATGAATGTAAAGGTAGTGGATACTTAAGTACCATAAAAATGACATTGGGACAGCTTTCAGCAGTTAGGGCATTTAAAATGATTACTGTTGGATCTTTCCCATTTTATTTAGCAACTTTGCTACCATTTATACCGCATAAATCGATATTTTTAGTCAATTTAATTGGAAGTAATTTTTTATTCACTTTAGGCGGGTTATTCGGAGCTTTAGCTTATATTATTGGATATATAATCATGACAAAAGACTACCCATTTTCAATAATGCACACAAAAGCGGACGTTATAGAAGGCCCTACGATGGAATACTCTGGAAAATACAGGGCACTTTACTTAAGCGTAAAAGAACTTTTAATGATAACCCTTGGAAGCTTGTTTGCAACCCTTTATTTGGGGATTGCACCGGATATCTTAAATCCGATTACAATAGTGATGAACTTTGCAGTAGCACTGATGTTCCCAATAATTTCTGCGGTTGTTAGTGCATACACACCAGTATTTACATTCAGGCAAATATATCCTGTTGCACTGTTCGCAACAGTTTTGGGACTTATCGGGGCCCTTTTAGCACTTTTGGGCGTTTAATTACTTTTTAACTTTTTTTAAATCTTATCCTAAATTTTAAAATTTTTAGATCATTTTTAACATCTACCGTAGGAGGTACCTGTCAGTACTTTTAAAATAACGCCCATAAAAAAGCCAAATGTGGTTATAATTACTACGGAAATGTTGTTTATGATAATGTAGCTTAGCATATTTCCAAGCGGCAGGGTGTACGCTAAACCGCTATTTAGCATGTGTAAAAGATATGCTTCATAAAGCAAGACGTTAAAAACTAAAACTATTGGAAAGGTACTGTAAATTCTATTTGAATTTATGTAGAATCCTAAAAAAAGTCCAATTGTAAAAAATAGAAGAATTATCAGATAATTCATTAAATCACCATGAGAGCTTAAAACAAATAAACTTCAACGAATTCATCTTTTTCATATCCTTCAATATTTTCCTTTATCATCATGTAACCATCAGCTTTCGTCATTGACGACAAAACACCACTTCCCGTTATTCTCAAAGGTTCAATTTTAGTGAATCCTTCGCTTTCTACAAGTTTTACCCTTACAATGTCGGTTCTACCGAGGGAAGATGCGATATTTCGATTTATCTGAAGTTTAACCAATTTTCGAGGTTTGAAGTAATTTGCAATTAAAAGTTCAAACTGTACTGCTGATGCAACAGGGTATCCTGAAAGAACGAATAATAATTTCTTTTTTCCTTCAACTTCTGTTTCTGCAAAACCAACAGGTCTACCTGGCCTAATCTGAATTCCATGAAATATTAAATTTCCAATTTTTTTAATTATGTCAATCGTGTAATCTCTATCCCCAACAGATGTTCCTCCAGTGGTAATAACAACATCATTTTCCACAAGTGCTTTTTTAATTGCTTTTTCAAGTTCTTCGCTGTTGTCAGGAACTTTTCTATATACTGTAGGGGACAAACCAGTTTCTTTTACAAGGTCTGAAACCATCATAGAATTTGAATTAACAATCATCGCACTTTTTGCAAGCTTCTCGATACTTTCGAGGTCTTCAATATCGAGTAATTCATCGCCTGTTGCAATAACCCCAATATTTAAAGAATAACACTTTATTTTTTTTAGTCCAAGCGATGAAATTAAAGCAACGTGGTACGGAGTAATTAATTCTCCTTTTTTAAGAACAAGGTCTCCAGTTTTCACATCTTCCCCAATTCTGGACACATTTTCATTTGGGTGAACTCCAGTATAAATCTCAACGAAAGAATCGTATTCTTTAGTATACTCTTTCATTACAACTGCATTTGAGTTTTCTGGAAGTTTCATGCCCGTAGAAAGCCGGTAAATTTCTTCTTCATTTATTGAATCAGTTTCAACCAAATTTAATATAATCGGGTTTGTTTGAGATGCTCCGAAGGTATCTTCTGCAATCACTGCATAGCCATCCATTGCTGAACGATTAAACATCGGTATATTGCATGGGGCGTAAATATCTTCAAAGCAGATTTTACCAAATGCTTTATTTATTTCGATTTCTTCAAATTTATCGTCCAATATTTCTTCAAATTTTTTAAAAACCTTATTTTTAGCGGTACTGTAACTAATCAGTTCTTTTACAAATTTCATGGGGCTCACCAGTAATTCAGGGCAATTTTGAACTATCATGCTTAAATAATTTAAATTTTAACAAAAAGTGCATAAATTAAATAGTCATTTGAGGTTACTTATTTTTACTATCTTCGACTTATTTATAATGGTGAGATTTTGAGTAAGGATTTAAGACCTATATTTTGGAATGATTCGGAAAAAAAGCTTGTATTGATCGATCAAAGAAAATTACCCAATGAATTAGTGTATTTTGAATGCAAAGATTATAAAGATGTATGTTTTGCAATAAAAGATATGGTTGTGAGAGGCGCTCCGGCA
This Methanococcus maripaludis C5 DNA region includes the following protein-coding sequences:
- a CDS encoding cation:proton antiporter subunit C, whose protein sequence is MDLQLASFITAGILIVIGLYGTFFVDNVLKKIIALSALGNGVNLTLIAIGYTGGIVPIKAPEMEFALFSTLASYPLPQALVLTNIVIEASMLAIMLGLSIVFYKKYKTLKSSEILKED
- the ehbF gene encoding energy conserving hydrogenase EhbF; translation: MNLLPLIVVFPMFVAIIFNYLNGKDKLIRPMTLLMAILLLALPFIGSYGIYNFGAHGLENGLISGISYLYTPVKQLIITVIMLIGSLVLITGLGEKKSSGLFVALMLMGLASVSAVVLADDLFNIYVFYEIAAIAQTGLVIASGTEKAYRAAFRYLILGNFAGSILLLGVSMLLAATGTLNISDMHNFLLNNPSTPTIYGGLLMLIIGLCYGSGLPPFHTVKADIYARAKPFVAAMLQTYSKFVLVALLLVIFKLFGGLSYFASAHGVLIALSVLGMVFGVVMALLQNDYKKLLAYHAISQGGYVAAGIAIGTPLGIVAGIFHAINHVIYKSALFLGAQIVERRNAGNLNKLGGLLPVIPATAFMVLCAKLAISGVPPFNGFQSKLLLAEAAMNVNMPELAIIMILVSIGTFVSMMKAFYLIYLKPCSQEQIEEYKKAKPSKYAVFSLAVLTFLCILLGIFPSLATDIIYPFANEIGRVWTL
- a CDS encoding Na(+)/H(+) antiporter subunit B, whose amino-acid sequence is MTQKREIAVFLSFVFFGSAILYSLFNINVVEGVNYIYTQNYIVPNLITAVLFDWRGFDTLGECMILVTSVLVTGMVFGRGLFETEFLKEVYSNSKEESDAEIGFTSIIKVLAMPLSILLMALGITIILGGHITPGGGFQGGSLIAAAYILSIVAFGSKTPIKFKHHFLESLESFGAILFMSLGVLGIIVSGFYLFNFGDLFGYPVFLSPSGLENTGIIPYLNIAVGLKVLAGLSTITFLLTGEKVVKDYIVRE
- a CDS encoding 4Fe-4S binding protein, which gives rise to MIVTDIKKCRTYEECENCKNKEISKCMEVCPTNAIKMIDGKAFSCITCGTCAKECPTGAIKKNEYGGYYVNRKLCTGCGICKNVCPIDIIDIREDSTGKAYPTGMCVMCGLCTTECPYDARLYFDPSSLKDTKNKMLMERYSTIFKMMGKTYEFPEPKHVKIVKPAERKVRTSISIDSEKCIECGKCIYLCPKDTIIESETVDGCTRCNICKEVCPVDAIDYGEVTENCILCGNCISKCPKDVLEISEFKVVKTKEDVKAKPEKHCINCGLCVDLCPSNALRFENGKILYDPKTCTLCNTCVKECPQGVRINKGEFVNGGCVLCEVCIKECPEDAISIKERSKFTSIDKEECIACGTCSMVCPNDAITVKIDSLNFSGNKVHSEVIFNDNCVMCEKCAINCPRDVIENTSGHKKVVDRENSYIRTDSDYCVKCGLCTIICPNDAIDKGEINTEKCEYCSACVNICPTRAIRIYRTWNEKTK
- a CDS encoding 4Fe-4S binding protein, with product MTLKGLTKVFISGFYENLERIILGSDRYTSKEMTAEILNGIELPSSVFSELCIGCGGCKNACPTKAIEMMPVEPVKITETYSKEAVPKIDYDKCVYCLYCHDFCPVFALFNEISPIHPRHVGEDLVQVDLSKLLEKPIEIPEEQLSKIAKILSINISGIVKREKKANSKV
- a CDS encoding NADH-quinone oxidoreductase subunit B family protein; translation: MLKELSRKKNIHIMLVYTGGCNGCDIEVVNCVLSPFYDAEQYNVFLTWNPREADVLVVTGCVTKAVSASLKKIYDEIPEPKAVIAAGACALMGGVYNNIGGDLGTSTFIDGPVENIIPVDMKVPGCPPRPEDIISGIVKALPKILNG
- a CDS encoding respiratory chain complex I subunit 1 family protein, with product MFENILTIETFEIILSMIGIPLIAFAISTWVPGIQRKIQARIQQRKGPSLSSPGFWAIFKYLYKEAKEPVSDLPKLYKFMPLVSFIVIWMVLALTTIVNFHILSNEIGIIGLLKIEEMGYIIMGSLASTVMGIRMPFIDECKGSGYLSTIKMTLGQLSAVRAFKMITVGSFPFYLATLLPFIPHKSIFLVNLIGSNFLFTLGGLFGALAYIIGYIIMTKDYPFSIMHTKADVIEGPTMEYSGKYRALYLSVKELLMITLGSLFATLYLGIAPDILNPITIVMNFAVALMFPIISAVVSAYTPVFTFRQIYPVALFATVLGLIGALLALLGV
- a CDS encoding molybdopterin molybdotransferase MoeA, with the translated sequence MKFVKELISYSTAKNKVFKKFEEILDDKFEEIEINKAFGKICFEDIYAPCNIPMFNRSAMDGYAVIAEDTFGASQTNPIILNLVETDSINEEEIYRLSTGMKLPENSNAVVMKEYTKEYDSFVEIYTGVHPNENVSRIGEDVKTGDLVLKKGELITPYHVALISSLGLKKIKCYSLNIGVIATGDELLDIEDLESIEKLAKSAMIVNSNSMMVSDLVKETGLSPTVYRKVPDNSEELEKAIKKALVENDVVITTGGTSVGDRDYTIDIIKKIGNLIFHGIQIRPGRPVGFAETEVEGKKKLLFVLSGYPVASAVQFELLIANYFKPRKLVKLQINRNIASSLGRTDIVRVKLVESEGFTKIEPLRITGSGVLSSMTKADGYMMIKENIEGYEKDEFVEVYLF